From a single Brachionichthys hirsutus isolate HB-005 unplaced genomic scaffold, CSIRO-AGI_Bhir_v1 contig_1416, whole genome shotgun sequence genomic region:
- the LOC137915020 gene encoding HMG box-containing protein 1-like — MDESFDPLKCNEDLPSSPRCHMDFDDMPELQEVEEDQRSPGLFQVGAGVSHQELKCSPSTNWLAELANIATSPQSPLLKNAPHKRSSPVHIFGNSNSLHSYARPPLASSAPNLSRGHLRERRRVRASSESESAVFTMSSSFSDDEDMAWSHSWPSTAWHCFLKGTRLRFHRGPNVEWQEADELADSDEDSDDDSRIPSSPCIKRYGADGLKLLSHEETVSFSQAVLKLLFVPGSPDDGMLTAECRLDHPFFVKNKGWSSFYPSLTVVHHGIPCYEMQLGDVCLPPSHPDAINCDDSVVFDTFRSYDFTPLDSSAVYVLSNMARQRRTSLFRGGGVSPDCDKLERSCSPQTLTGKSSRSHTSGTASGAMPTKCKRPMNAFMLFAKKYRVEYTQMYPGKDNRAISVILGDKWKKMKSEERRMYTMEAKALAEEQKRLNPDCWKRKRANSGSQQT, encoded by the exons ATGGACGAGTCATTTGATCCACTCAAATGTAACGAGGACCTGCCTTCCTCACCTCGATGTCACATGGATTTTG ATGACATgccggagctgcaggaggtggaggaggaccaGAGATCTCCAGGATTGTTTCAAGTTGGAGCAGGAGTGTCTCACCAGGAGCTCAAGTGCTCCCCCAGCACCAACTGGCTGGCTGAACTGGCCAACATCGCCACCAGTCCACAGAGCCCACTGCTGAAGAATGCGCCACATAAGAG atcatcCCCAGTTCATATCTTTGGCAATAGTAATAGTTTACATTCCTATGCCCGTCCGCCTTTGGCCAGTAGCGCACCCAACCTGTCTAGAGGCCACCTCAGGGAGCGCAGGCGTGTCAGG gCAAGCAGTGAATCAGAATCTGCCGTTTTCACAATGTCCTCGTCGTTTTCTGATGATGAAGATATGGCCTGGTCTCACTCCTGGCCCTCCACAGCCTGGCATTGCTTCCTGAAAG GAACTCGACTGCGCTTCCATCGAGGACCTAATGTGGAGTGGCAGGAAGCTGATGAACTTGCGGATTCTGACGAAGACTCGGATGATGACAGCAGGATACCCTCCTCCCCCTGTATAAAG agatACGGTGCAGACGGACTGAAGTTGCTGAGCCACGAAGAGACGGTATCTTTTAGCCAGGCAGTTCTTAAGCTCCTCTTTGTCCCTGGCTCCCCTGATGACGGCATGTTAACAGCTGAATGCCGATTGGATCATCctttttttgttaaaaataaag GGTGGTCTTCCTTCTATCCAAGCCTGACCGTGGTGCACCATGGGATCCCTTGCTATGAGATGCAGTTAGGCGACGTTTGCCTGCCACCAAGCCACCCAGATGCCATCAACTGCGACGACTCTGTTGTCTTTGACACTTTCAggag TTACGATTTCACCCCGCTAGATTCCTCAGCAGTATATGTTCTCAGTAACATGGCTCGCCAACGCAGGACCTCCCTGTTtcgcggcggcggcgtcagTCCAGACTGTGATAAGCTCGAGCGGTCATGCTCCCCACAAACCTTGACCGGCAAATCAAGCCGGAGCCACACCTCAGGGACAGCCAGCGGTGCCATGCCTACAAAATGTAAACGGCCAATGAATGCCTTCATGCTCTTCGCCAAGAAGTACAGAGTGGAGTACACACAGATGTATCCTGGGAAGGACAACAG agccatcAGTGTCATCCTGGGTGACaagtggaagaagatgaagagtgaggagaggaggatgtaCACCATGGAGGCCAAGGCTCTAGCCGAGGAGCAGAAAAGACTCAATCCTGACTGCTGGAAACGTAAAAGAGCCAACTCA GGTTCCCAGCAGACCTAG